In the Malaya genurostris strain Urasoe2022 chromosome 1, Malgen_1.1, whole genome shotgun sequence genome, one interval contains:
- the LOC131428465 gene encoding uncharacterized protein LOC131428465 — MKPNSSANAGEGKDSSKSCKKCPLLEVEFCSNVPILALSQKLIPTFCSTSSKNGIGIKHLISLSQQPMSVNKLPVEILQVIFKYLPVRDRIVASTVCRLWEQTAFSWPCLENVELSVESSACRNFTYQFLESSQRRYRNLNLRFDQPLDYEQLLHLVQIIRWFAESLERLTIEWCLPTALDLEVILEILRSIPMLKELWIFDNNGFEGELYESIELPVLYHLETMRVPICLMDSECDWFKMAPNIKQLDVEFNGKQHPWESIKSLNGKLRKFRIRTESRNNFRQLWTLKPVNLQELYIIRYSHDLFEHNDFTVPEVSRFFSQCSTLTVLRLEVHVSIAVLQAIADNCSQLKSLLLYENDDGWRALSITKQLKKLECLILMSTFFDRYFPSLPELLLPSVKNLELTEPDLVDVPQFFNQLNRIMPNLGSLKLVHYNKTCDEAYEPTFLRSVLRSKLQKLERLILCEDSSGFPSHLFNQLNLLPNLKELRLIYGTLLPWSRSAIVPGIRRLSLDVPLSNFRMRTLLKLFPSLTRLDLFYWNDPVDFHLQELHRIAPQCDLNYLKKQAFLED, encoded by the exons ATGAAACCCAATAGTAGCGCAAACGCTGGCGAAGGAAAAGATAGCAGTAAGAGCTGTAAAAA GTGTCCACTACTGGAAGTTGAGTTTTGTAGCAATGTGCCAATTTTGGCGCTCTCTCAGAAATTGATACCAACGTTTTGCTCGACATCAAGCAAAAACGGTATCGGTATA AAACATCTGATCAGCTTAAGCCAACAACCGATGAGTGTAAACAAACTTCCAGTGGAG ATCCTGCAGGTGATCTTCAAATATCTACCGGTGAGAGATCGCATTGTTGCATCAACAGTCTGTCGTTTGTGGGAACAAACGGCATTTTCATGGCCTTGCTTGGAAAATGTGGAATTATCTGTCGAATCTTCAGCCTGTCGGAATTTCACCTATCAATTTCTGGAATCCAGCCAAAGACGGTATCGGAATCTGAACTTGCGTTTTGATCAACCCCTGGATTATGAACAGCTGTTGCATTTGGTGCAGATCATTCGTTGGTTCGCTGAATCCCTGGAACGATTAACAATAGAATGGTGTTTACCAACAGCTTTAGATTTGGAAGTAATACTAGAGATTCTCAGATCAATTCCAATGTTAAAAGAGCTTTGGATTTTCGATAACAATGGTTTCGAAGGAGAGTTATACGAGTCGATCGAATTACCAGTTTTGTATCATCTGGAAACAATGCGTGTACCGATTTGTCTGATGGATTCTGAGTGTGATTGGTTTAAAATGGCACCCAATATAAAGCAGCTGGATGTCGAATTTAATGGAAAACAGCATCCTTGGGAATCAATCAAGTCATTGAATGGCAAGCTTCGAAAGTTTCGTATTCGAACAGAATCTAGAAACAATTTCCGACAGCTTTGGACATTGAAACCGGTCAATTTGCAGGAGCTGTACATAATTCGGTACAGTCATGATCTATTCGAGCACAACGATTTCACTGTTCCCGAAGTGAGCCGTTTCTTTTCGCAGTGTTCAACATTAACCGTCCTCAGACTGGAAGTCCATGTGTCAATTGCAGTTCTGCAGGCCATAGCTGATAACTGTTCGCAGTTGAAGTCTTTGCTGCTCTATGAAAACGATGACGGTTGGCGGGCACTCTCAATCACGAAGCAGCTTAAAAAGCTAGAGTGTTTGATACTGATGTCCACGTTTTTCGATCGATATTTTCCATCACTGCCAGAACTACTTTTACCTAGTGTTAAAAACCTGGAACTGACCGAACCGGATTTAGTGGATGTACCTCAATTTTTCAATCAGTTGAATAGAATAATGCCCAACTTGGGCAGTCTAAAGCTCGTACACTACAACAAGACATGCGATGAAGCCTACGAACCTACTTTTCTACGGTCTGTGCTTCGATCAAAGTTGCAGAAATTGGAAAGGCTGATACTGTGCGAAGAT TCATCGGGGTTTCCTTCTCATCTCTTCAATCAACTGAATCTTCTGCCCAATTTGAAGGAGCTAAGGTTGATTTACGGCACTCTGCTACCATGGAGTCGTTCTGCTATAGTACCCGGTATTCGAAGGCTTTCGTTGGATGTTCCG CTAAGTAACTTCAGAATGCGGACTCTGTTGAAGCTTTTTCCGTCGCTCACCAGGTTGGACTTGTTTTACTGGAACGATCCAGTAGATTTCCATCTCCAGGAACTACATCGAATTGCTCCGCAATGTGATTTGAACTATCTCAAAAAACAGGCCTTCCTGGAGGACTGA